A window of the Sphingomonas piscis genome harbors these coding sequences:
- a CDS encoding alpha/beta fold hydrolase, giving the protein MPYAKAKDGTMLYYKDWGRGHPIVLMHGWPLTGDTWDDAAVRLGEEGHRLIIPDRRGFGRSDQPWDGYDYDTFSDDVAAILEDAGISEPVGIVGFSMGGGEVARFVSRQGKGRVSHAALISSVVPHVVQSDFNPDGVPQEQLDAITAELKKDRAGFMTTFLKQFYGVGFMTSSVSDEVVENSHRQAMMAGARPTLAAAQAWATTDFRPDLPAFEGIPTLIIHGTADKNVPIDATGRVAAKLIPHADFLEYDGSPHGVFETDKERLINDLLEFFGTGRAAEADQRSAIPLNETTL; this is encoded by the coding sequence ATGCCCTATGCCAAGGCCAAAGACGGGACCATGCTTTATTATAAGGATTGGGGCCGCGGTCACCCGATCGTCCTGATGCACGGCTGGCCCCTGACCGGCGACACGTGGGACGATGCCGCCGTGCGACTGGGGGAGGAAGGCCACCGGCTGATCATTCCCGACCGGCGCGGCTTCGGTCGGTCGGACCAGCCGTGGGACGGCTATGACTATGACACATTCTCCGACGACGTCGCCGCCATCCTCGAGGATGCGGGCATCAGCGAGCCGGTAGGCATTGTCGGTTTTTCCATGGGCGGCGGCGAAGTTGCGCGTTTCGTGTCTCGCCAGGGCAAGGGACGGGTCAGCCATGCCGCGCTGATCAGCTCCGTAGTGCCGCATGTCGTCCAGTCGGACTTCAACCCGGACGGCGTTCCGCAGGAACAGCTCGACGCGATCACTGCCGAGCTGAAGAAGGATCGCGCCGGCTTCATGACCACCTTCCTAAAGCAATTTTACGGGGTCGGCTTCATGACGTCGTCCGTTTCGGACGAGGTGGTGGAGAACAGCCATCGCCAGGCAATGATGGCGGGCGCCCGGCCGACACTCGCCGCGGCGCAGGCATGGGCGACCACGGACTTCCGTCCCGACCTGCCAGCGTTCGAGGGCATCCCGACCCTCATTATTCATGGTACGGCGGACAAGAATGTGCCGATCGACGCCACTGGCCGAGTGGCTGCCAAGCTGATCCCGCATGCGGACTTCCTGGAGTATGACGGCAGCCCGCACGGCGTTTTCGAGACGGACAAGGAGCGGCTGATCAACGATCTGCTGGAATTCTTCGGCACGGGCCGCGCTGCCGAAGCCGATCAGCGCAGTGCCATTCCCCTCAACGAAACTACCCTTTGA
- the cysK gene encoding cysteine synthase A: MKAASVLETIGNTAHIRVNRLFGDNEVWIKSERANPGGSVKDRIALAMIEDAERSGKLKPGGTIVEPTSGNTGIGLALVAAVKGYKLTLVMPESMSIERRRLMLAYGASFDLTPREKGMKGAIARAEEIVASTEGAWMPQQFENPANVEVHRRTTAQEILNDFRDAPIDILITGVGTGGHITACAEVLKKEWPALQVFAVEPTLSPVISGGQPGPHPIQGIGAGFIPANLDVSVLDGTIQVDPNDAKEYARRSAREEGLLVGISSGATLAAIAQKLAEVGAGKRVLGFNYDTGERYLSVPEFLPEQTS; the protein is encoded by the coding sequence ATGAAGGCAGCATCGGTCCTGGAGACCATCGGCAACACCGCCCACATCCGCGTCAACCGCCTGTTCGGCGACAATGAAGTCTGGATAAAGTCGGAGCGGGCCAACCCCGGCGGGTCGGTCAAGGACCGTATCGCCTTGGCGATGATCGAGGACGCGGAACGCTCCGGCAAGCTGAAGCCGGGCGGAACGATCGTCGAGCCCACCTCGGGCAACACGGGTATCGGCCTTGCGCTGGTTGCAGCGGTGAAGGGCTACAAGCTGACCCTCGTCATGCCCGAAAGCATGAGCATCGAGCGTCGGCGCCTGATGCTGGCCTACGGCGCAAGCTTCGACCTCACCCCGCGCGAAAAGGGAATGAAGGGCGCGATCGCTCGCGCCGAGGAGATCGTCGCCTCGACCGAAGGCGCCTGGATGCCGCAGCAGTTTGAGAATCCGGCGAACGTCGAAGTGCACCGCCGCACCACCGCGCAGGAAATCCTCAACGACTTCCGCGACGCGCCCATCGACATCCTAATCACCGGCGTCGGAACCGGGGGGCACATCACGGCATGCGCCGAGGTGCTGAAAAAGGAATGGCCGGCCCTTCAGGTTTTCGCGGTCGAGCCGACCTTGTCACCGGTCATCTCGGGCGGTCAGCCGGGCCCCCACCCGATCCAGGGCATCGGCGCAGGCTTCATTCCCGCCAACCTCGATGTGTCGGTGCTTGACGGCACCATTCAGGTCGACCCCAACGACGCCAAGGAATATGCCCGGCGCTCGGCCCGTGAGGAGGGCCTGCTTGTCGGAATCAGCTCCGGCGCGACCCTTGCCGCTATCGCGCAAAAGCTCGCCGAAGTCGGTGCGGGAAAGCGTGTCCTTGGCTTCAATTACGACACCGGCGAACGCTATTTGTCGGTTCCGGAATTTCTTCCCGAACAAACAAGCTAA
- a CDS encoding putative bifunctional diguanylate cyclase/phosphodiesterase yields MRRSRFAKAIESSSAAPERVSISQSLWFDLTSPERIEDEVVAEWRSAGLNHAPALLFATHLLLLFAYFGIHPAPWGTSAATTALIPAGLALLLDAVAIVGIWLRSRTEIAAHSVIRLLFGYLAISGALWLLFASLTAQSGEVALAFGLVGAGLAATGVVSVNSPPLAIANALVACGAAFMFADTFAGGARMAGFSILLVIYSIAGARTSIVIERRRQQLDNEARKATRFVDEFENSGQGWFWETNAEGTLSYVSQQLADDFQCQPSDLLGRQFTDLMSVDNEDREERKTLGFHLSARFPFSDVVVRAASDQDIHWSLSGNPIFDERGRFLGFRGIGTDLTEQRRSEQEITRLARFDSLTGLPNRAMMRQTLEEALKNAARRQKGCALFLIDLDRFKNVNDTLGHPVGDALLRQVAQRLTSVMGDHGQIGRLGGDEFKAVLPGTVDLGLLESLARTLIEQVSRPYMIEGHKVTIGASVGVAIGDPGRTGADALVRNADLALYAAKGDGRGKHKIYEPSMHSEASDRQVLENDLRQALDRDELWVAYQPVVHASTEQVCGFEALVRWNHPVRGPISPAKFIPLAEECGMIPKIGKFVLQAALKEAAAWPDHVRIAVNLSPIQFNDPGIAEMVGTLLKESGVRSQRLELELTEGVFLSEGALTDETFAKLKEVGVRLALDDFGTGYSSLGYLKKAPFDKIKIDQSFVRGAASKTNRNSAIIRAIVTLAETLGMDTTAEGVETHDDLNLIRELGCSQIQGYIFGKPMPGEDARALANLSVVEADGYQTSREPRQRLMRRAIAQIGHRKVEIRLRNISSGGALVDSDAAVAPGTSLTVDIVGVGPVVGEVRWAQKGKFGLEFAEQFDLSRLAPKKEQKNETSILRPWYVEQKVGT; encoded by the coding sequence ATGCGTAGATCAAGATTTGCAAAGGCCATTGAATCGAGTTCCGCGGCACCGGAGCGCGTGTCGATCAGCCAATCCTTATGGTTTGACCTGACCAGCCCCGAGCGGATCGAGGATGAGGTTGTCGCCGAGTGGCGGAGCGCCGGGCTGAACCACGCGCCAGCGCTCCTGTTCGCGACTCACCTGCTCCTCCTGTTTGCCTATTTCGGCATTCATCCCGCCCCTTGGGGCACATCTGCTGCGACGACTGCCCTGATTCCGGCTGGCTTGGCCTTGTTGCTGGACGCTGTTGCAATCGTGGGCATCTGGCTCCGGTCGCGAACGGAGATTGCTGCTCATTCGGTGATCCGGCTGCTGTTCGGCTATCTTGCGATTTCAGGTGCGCTTTGGCTGCTGTTTGCATCGTTGACGGCGCAGAGCGGCGAAGTTGCGCTGGCGTTCGGACTGGTTGGTGCCGGCCTTGCTGCCACGGGGGTGGTATCGGTTAACTCGCCGCCGCTGGCGATTGCCAATGCGCTCGTTGCATGCGGCGCGGCTTTCATGTTCGCCGATACCTTTGCCGGCGGTGCGCGGATGGCGGGGTTTTCGATCCTGCTGGTCATCTACAGCATCGCAGGGGCGCGAACCTCCATCGTCATCGAACGGCGCCGTCAGCAGCTGGACAACGAGGCGCGCAAGGCGACCCGCTTCGTCGACGAATTCGAAAATAGCGGCCAGGGCTGGTTCTGGGAAACCAACGCGGAGGGGACCCTTTCCTACGTGTCCCAGCAGCTGGCAGACGATTTTCAGTGCCAGCCGTCCGATCTCCTCGGCCGCCAGTTCACGGACCTCATGTCGGTGGATAATGAGGATCGGGAAGAGCGCAAGACCCTCGGCTTCCACCTGTCCGCTCGTTTCCCATTTTCCGATGTCGTGGTTCGCGCCGCAAGTGACCAGGACATCCACTGGTCCCTGTCGGGCAATCCAATCTTCGACGAGCGTGGCCGCTTCCTGGGTTTCCGGGGCATCGGCACCGACCTGACGGAGCAGCGCCGTTCGGAGCAGGAAATCACCCGCCTTGCCCGCTTCGATTCGCTGACCGGGCTGCCCAATCGGGCGATGATGCGCCAGACTTTGGAAGAAGCGCTCAAGAATGCCGCCCGCCGCCAGAAGGGCTGCGCCCTGTTCCTGATCGATCTCGACCGATTCAAGAACGTTAATGACACGCTGGGCCATCCGGTGGGCGACGCACTGCTTCGCCAGGTTGCGCAACGCCTGACCTCCGTGATGGGCGATCATGGCCAGATCGGCCGGCTCGGCGGCGACGAGTTCAAGGCGGTGCTGCCCGGAACCGTCGACCTCGGCCTCTTGGAGTCGCTTGCCCGAACCCTGATCGAGCAGGTGTCGCGCCCTTACATGATCGAGGGCCATAAGGTAACGATCGGCGCCTCGGTCGGCGTCGCTATCGGCGATCCTGGCCGCACCGGCGCCGACGCGCTGGTGCGCAATGCCGACCTTGCACTCTACGCCGCGAAGGGCGACGGGCGGGGCAAGCACAAGATCTACGAACCCTCGATGCACAGCGAGGCAAGCGACCGCCAGGTCCTCGAGAATGATCTTCGACAGGCGCTCGACCGGGATGAACTGTGGGTGGCATATCAGCCCGTGGTTCACGCCTCGACGGAGCAGGTCTGCGGCTTTGAAGCGCTGGTCCGCTGGAACCACCCCGTTCGTGGCCCCATCTCGCCCGCCAAATTCATCCCGCTCGCGGAAGAGTGCGGCATGATCCCGAAAATCGGCAAATTCGTGCTTCAGGCCGCCCTCAAGGAGGCGGCCGCGTGGCCCGACCATGTCCGCATCGCCGTCAATTTGTCGCCGATCCAGTTCAACGATCCGGGCATTGCGGAAATGGTGGGGACGTTGTTGAAAGAGAGCGGTGTCCGGTCGCAGCGTCTGGAACTGGAGCTGACCGAAGGCGTGTTCCTGTCCGAAGGGGCATTGACGGACGAAACGTTCGCCAAGCTCAAGGAAGTCGGAGTTCGCCTCGCACTCGACGACTTTGGCACCGGCTACAGCTCGTTGGGCTATCTGAAGAAGGCGCCGTTCGACAAGATCAAGATCGACCAGAGCTTCGTCCGCGGCGCCGCGTCGAAGACCAACCGCAACAGCGCCATCATCCGCGCCATCGTCACCCTTGCCGAGACGCTCGGAATGGACACCACGGCGGAGGGGGTCGAGACCCATGACGACCTCAACCTCATTCGCGAACTCGGCTGCAGCCAAATCCAGGGCTATATCTTCGGCAAGCCGATGCCCGGCGAGGATGCCCGCGCTCTCGCCAACCTCTCAGTGGTGGAGGCAGACGGCTACCAGACCAGCCGCGAACCGCGTCAGCGCTTGATGCGCCGCGCCATCGCCCAAATCGGGCATCGCAAGGTCGAGATACGGTTGCGGAATATCTCGTCTGGTGGCGCGCTCGTCGATAGTGATGCGGCGGTGGCGCCTGGCACTAGCCTCACCGTCGACATCGTCGGCGTTGGTCCGGTCGTCGGGGAAGTTCGCTGGGCCCAGAAGGGCAAATTCGGCCTGGAGTTCGCCGAGCAATTCGACCTCAGCCGCCTTGCACCCAAGAAGGAGCAAAAGAACGAGACGTCGATTCTCCGCCCCTGGTATGTCGAACAAAAGGTCGGCACCTGA
- a CDS encoding MFS transporter, with product MSLLPEPLRLPNYRAYWLARLASTIAQMSMVIVIGWQVYDISRRTMEIDDAAFQLGMIGLVQFVPLFILTPVSGWAADRFDRRWIGRAVLCLELACALVLFAATWSGHISLPILFTVAAVLGVARAFAGPAFGALAPNLVPRDMLPRAIALSSTAWQTGAIIGPALGGLLYDITPHLSYGVSGALFAFSAACLFTIGRVQRTAIQPGSPLKRMGEGLSYIGRNRMVLGAITLDLFAVLLGGAVAMLPVYARDILHVGAQGLGPLRAAPALGATLTAIFFSVRPLKTEVGVKMLTAVGVFGAATAAFGWSTSYAFSLAMLALLGAADMFSVYIRQSLIQLHTPDEMRGRVSAASTLAISASNELGEARSGFVAAWLGPVAATVGGGIAAIAVTVLWTLWFPELRRARTFDPPEPAPEKPPVAAGSV from the coding sequence GTGAGTCTCCTGCCCGAACCTCTGCGCCTCCCGAATTATCGCGCTTACTGGCTGGCTAGGCTGGCAAGCACGATCGCCCAGATGTCGATGGTCATCGTCATCGGCTGGCAGGTGTACGACATCTCCCGCCGGACGATGGAAATCGATGACGCGGCGTTCCAGCTCGGAATGATCGGGCTGGTCCAGTTCGTTCCTCTATTCATCCTGACGCCCGTCAGCGGTTGGGCGGCGGACAGGTTCGACCGGCGCTGGATCGGGCGCGCAGTCCTGTGCCTGGAACTGGCCTGCGCTTTGGTTCTCTTCGCCGCGACTTGGAGCGGCCACATCTCGCTGCCGATCCTGTTCACCGTCGCCGCCGTGCTCGGAGTTGCGCGGGCCTTCGCAGGACCGGCGTTCGGCGCCCTTGCACCCAATCTCGTCCCCCGCGACATGCTCCCGCGTGCCATCGCGCTGAGCTCGACCGCCTGGCAAACAGGTGCAATCATCGGCCCGGCGCTCGGCGGCCTTTTGTACGACATCACCCCGCACCTGTCCTACGGCGTGAGTGGTGCATTGTTCGCCTTCTCCGCTGCCTGCCTGTTCACCATCGGCCGGGTTCAACGGACCGCGATCCAGCCCGGAAGTCCCTTGAAGCGCATGGGCGAGGGCCTGTCGTATATCGGTCGCAACCGGATGGTGCTGGGCGCCATCACGCTCGACTTGTTTGCCGTCCTGCTTGGCGGCGCGGTGGCAATGCTTCCGGTCTACGCTCGCGACATTCTCCATGTCGGTGCCCAGGGGCTTGGCCCGTTGCGCGCCGCCCCCGCACTCGGCGCGACGCTGACCGCCATCTTCTTCTCGGTCCGACCGCTCAAGACGGAAGTCGGAGTGAAGATGTTGACCGCCGTTGGTGTGTTCGGCGCCGCCACCGCGGCCTTCGGCTGGTCCACCTCCTACGCCTTTTCGTTGGCTATGCTGGCACTGCTTGGCGCCGCCGACATGTTCTCGGTCTACATCCGGCAGTCATTGATCCAGCTCCACACACCGGACGAAATGCGCGGCCGGGTCAGCGCGGCCTCCACCCTCGCCATTTCGGCGTCCAATGAGCTTGGCGAAGCGCGAAGCGGTTTCGTGGCAGCCTGGCTGGGACCGGTCGCCGCGACGGTCGGCGGCGGGATCGCGGCCATTGCGGTCACCGTGCTATGGACGCTCTGGTTTCCCGAGCTCCGCCGGGCTCGGACCTTCGATCCTCCCGAACCGGCACCCGAAAAGCCACCGGTAGCGGCAGGAAGCGTATAG